In a single window of the Anabas testudineus chromosome 17, fAnaTes1.2, whole genome shotgun sequence genome:
- the selenof gene encoding selenoprotein F, whose amino-acid sequence MSGEVYVFWLLSILQTVSAYGAELSSEACRELGFSSNLLCSSCDLLGEFSLNKLQPDCRHCCQQEAQMEARKLYAGAILEVCGUKLGRFPQVQAFVRSDKPKMFKGLQIKYVRGSDPVLKLLDDNGNIAEELSILKWNTDSVEEFLSEKLDRI is encoded by the exons ATGTCGGGAGAGGTGTATGTCTTTTGGCTCCTCTCTATTTTACAAACG GTGTCGGCGTATGGTGCCGAGCTGTCGTCGGAGGCATGCAGGGAGCTGGGCTTCTCCAGCAACCTGCTGTGCAGCTCCTGTGACCTGCTAGGGGAGTTCAGCCTCAACAAGCTCCAGCCCGACTGCCGGCACTGCTGCCAGCAGGAGGCCCAGATGGAGGCCCGCAAG ctcTATGCTGGAGCCATCCTCGAGGTGTGTGGATGAAAACTGGGGAGGTTCCCTCAAGTCCAAG CTTTTGTCAGGAGTGATAAGCCGAAGATGTTCAAGGGTCTTCAGATCAAG TATGTGAGAGGCTCAGATCCTGTACTAAAGCTTTTGGACGATAATGGGAACATTGCTGAAGAACTCAGCATCCTCAAGTGGAACACAGACAGTGTGGAAGAGTTCCTAAGTGAGAAATTAGATCGGATATAG
- the cldn18 gene encoding claudin-18, whose translation MAPSILQNGGFVLGLIGAAALIAATAMNNWSVKDRQGEVVTSVYTYKGLWQDCETTSSGFNECRPLYGLLGYTGTFQAVRALMIVGVVLSVLGSVISVFSLKCLTMNSMEDPTKAKMSLTAGIMFITGGVCGIAGASIYANQIVASFTTSTYSNYESGMMEMGIAGGMGGVPTYTFGPALFVAWIGGGVLVVGGILKSLAFKEMVKDEKPRYPGAAVYKPPSRTKTDADDHQSAGGQRDRYV comes from the exons ATGGCGCCTTCGATTCTGCAGAATGGTGGATTCGTTTTGGGCTTGATTGGTGCAGCAGCCCTCATCGCAGCCACTGCCATGAACAACTGGAGTGtcaaagacagacagggagaggtGGTGACATCTGTCTACACCTACAAAGGTCTGTGGCAGGACTGCGAGACCACTTCTTCTGGATTCAATGAGTGCCGCCCTCTCTATGGCCTCCTGGGCTACACAG GTACCTTCCAGGCTGTGCGAGCCCTGATGATTGTGGGTGTGGTGCTGAGTGTGCTCGGGTCAGTGATATCAGTTTTCTCCCTGAAGTGCCTCACCATGAATAGCATGGAGGACCCCACCAAGGCCAAGATGAGCCTCACCGCTGGCATCATGTTCATCACCGGGG GAGTGTGTGGCATTGCAGGAGCTTCAATCTATGCCAATCAGATCGTGGCCAGTTTCACGACGTCCACCTACAGCAATTATGAAAGTGGAATGATGGAGATGGGGATCGCTGGAGGAATGGGAGGAGTTCCCAC ATACACCTTTGGTCCTGCACTGTTTGTAGCCTGGATAGGAGGGGGTGTGCTGGTCGTTGGTGGCATCCTGAAGTCACTGGCTTTCAAGGAAATGGTGAAGGATGAAAAACCAAG ATATCCTGGAGCTGCTGTTTATAAACCTCCGTCCCGCACCAAAACTGACGCAGATGATCATCAGTCAGCGGGAGGTCAGAGAGACCGTTACGTGTAA